One segment of Xanthomonas oryzae pv. oryzae DNA contains the following:
- a CDS encoding SDR family oxidoreductase: MQRVLIIGATSAIAEATARRYAARGAAIHLLGRQAARLHTIAADLTTRGARSSIGVLDVNDRAHHGDILDAAWAALGGVDVVLIAHGTLPDQAACNASVQLSLREFATNGTSTIALCAAIVPRLTSGATLAVISSVAGDRGRASNYLYGSAKAAVTAYLSGLGQRLRPDGINVLTIKPGFVDTPMTAALKKGALWAKPDQIAKGILTAVEKRHAVAYLPSFWWAIMLVIKNIPEFVFRRISL, encoded by the coding sequence ATGCAACGCGTCCTCATCATCGGGGCCACCTCGGCCATTGCCGAAGCAACCGCCCGACGCTATGCCGCACGCGGGGCGGCCATCCATCTGCTCGGCCGGCAGGCCGCGCGCCTGCACACAATTGCGGCAGACCTTACGACCCGCGGCGCCCGAAGCAGCATCGGCGTGCTGGATGTCAACGATCGTGCACATCATGGCGACATCCTGGATGCGGCCTGGGCTGCATTGGGCGGTGTCGATGTCGTGTTGATCGCGCATGGCACGCTGCCGGATCAGGCTGCGTGTAACGCATCGGTCCAATTGTCGCTGCGTGAATTCGCAACCAACGGCACTTCCACGATTGCCCTGTGCGCGGCGATTGTGCCGCGACTGACGTCGGGCGCCACGCTTGCAGTCATTTCTTCCGTGGCGGGAGACCGCGGCCGAGCCAGCAACTACCTCTATGGCAGCGCCAAGGCGGCTGTCACTGCCTACCTCAGCGGTTTGGGTCAGCGGCTGCGTCCGGACGGTATCAACGTGCTCACGATCAAGCCGGGCTTCGTCGACACCCCCATGACTGCGGCGTTGAAGAAAGGTGCACTGTGGGCAAAGCCGGACCAGATCGCCAAGGGGATTCTCACTGCAGTGGAGAAGCGTCACGCTGTGGCCTACCTGCCTAGTTTCTGGTGGGCGATCATGCTGGTGATCAAGAACATCCCGGAATTCGTTTTTCGTCGCATCTCGCTGTAA
- a CDS encoding NAD-dependent epimerase/dehydratase family protein has translation MAQKSDRIVLTGAAGLVGQNLIVEMKQQGYTQLVAIDKHAHNLDILRKMHPDVTTILADLAEPGAWREAFAGARLVVQLHAQITGKCRTLFDRNNLQATGHVLKACMDHQVAYMVHISSSVVNSVATDDYTETKKLQEALVRHSGIPHCVLRPTLMFGWFDPKHLGWLSRFMARTPVFPIPGDGKFMRQPLYERDFCRCIVQCIAREPAGDIYDIVGATRVDYVDIIRTIKRAKQLRTVIVHIPIGFFAFLLRVYSLFSSKPPFTADQLKALSAGDDFKGIDTQAIFSVTQTPFEEAIRESYCDPRYSHIVLKR, from the coding sequence ATGGCACAGAAAAGTGACAGGATCGTATTGACCGGTGCGGCAGGCCTGGTGGGGCAGAACCTCATCGTCGAGATGAAACAGCAGGGATATACGCAGCTGGTCGCCATCGACAAGCACGCGCACAACCTCGACATCTTGCGCAAAATGCATCCAGACGTGACGACGATATTGGCCGACCTCGCCGAACCTGGCGCTTGGAGGGAGGCGTTCGCAGGCGCTCGTCTGGTGGTACAGCTGCATGCACAGATCACCGGCAAGTGCCGCACGTTGTTCGACCGCAACAACCTGCAGGCGACCGGGCACGTACTAAAGGCTTGCATGGATCATCAGGTTGCCTACATGGTGCACATCAGCTCTTCGGTAGTGAACTCGGTTGCCACCGATGACTACACCGAGACCAAGAAGTTACAGGAGGCGCTGGTTCGCCACAGCGGAATCCCTCACTGCGTGCTGCGCCCGACGTTGATGTTCGGCTGGTTCGACCCGAAGCACCTGGGATGGTTGTCGCGCTTCATGGCTCGCACTCCGGTATTCCCGATTCCCGGCGACGGCAAGTTCATGCGCCAACCGTTGTACGAGCGCGATTTTTGTCGCTGCATCGTGCAGTGCATAGCGCGCGAACCTGCGGGCGACATCTACGATATCGTCGGCGCCACGCGTGTGGATTACGTCGATATCATTCGTACCATCAAGCGCGCAAAGCAACTGCGCACTGTGATCGTGCATATCCCGATCGGCTTCTTTGCCTTTTTACTCCGGGTGTACAGCCTGTTCAGCAGCAAGCCGCCATTCACCGCCGATCAGCTCAAAGCACTCTCGGCCGGCGATGACTTCAAAGGCATAGATACGCAGGCTATTTTCAGCGTAACCCAGACTCCGTTCGAAGAGGCCATCCGCGAAAGCTACTGCGACCCGCGCTACAGTCACATCGTCCTCAAGCGTTGA
- a CDS encoding FAD-binding oxidoreductase: MAAGQSWGRYPSAQQTLLPINDRAASLPRFDGLALPRGNGRSYGDSCLNPDGALLCARGLDRFIAFDPASGVLRCEAGVTLNEIIELVLPQGWFLPVTPGTRYVTVAGAIANDVHGKNHHRTGNFGHHVRAFELLRSDGGRRVCMPNDADHWFAATVGGLGLTGLITWAEIQLRRVGSPTLEAENIRFGSLDEFFELSKTSTGSHEYSVAWIDCLASGTARGRGHFTRADHCTGLAQERPKSPGAGLSMPVTPPISLVNKLSLRPFNVLYYWRQPAPRKRFVSHLLPFFYPLDGIRDWNRMYGPSGFLQYQCVLPPATARDGVDALLTEIARSGSGSFLAVLKEFGDTPSIGMLSFPRPGTTLALDFPNTGPDVFRLLERLDRIVDEAGGALYPAKDARMAAQSFQRAYGRWREFGSYLDPRFSSGFWRRVTE; this comes from the coding sequence ATGGCGGCGGGGCAGTCCTGGGGCCGCTATCCCAGCGCGCAGCAAACGCTGCTACCGATCAACGATCGCGCGGCAAGCCTACCGAGATTCGACGGCCTTGCCCTGCCGCGTGGTAACGGACGCAGTTATGGCGACAGTTGCCTAAACCCGGACGGTGCACTGCTGTGCGCACGCGGGCTTGACCGGTTTATCGCGTTTGATCCGGCCAGTGGCGTACTTCGCTGTGAGGCGGGCGTCACGCTTAACGAGATCATCGAGCTAGTTTTGCCGCAAGGCTGGTTTCTGCCAGTGACGCCCGGCACACGCTACGTCACCGTTGCCGGCGCAATTGCCAACGATGTGCATGGCAAGAACCACCATCGCACCGGCAATTTTGGTCATCATGTGCGCGCATTCGAGCTGCTGCGTAGCGACGGCGGGCGGCGAGTGTGCATGCCAAATGATGCCGACCACTGGTTCGCAGCCACCGTCGGCGGGCTAGGGCTCACTGGCCTGATCACCTGGGCTGAAATCCAGTTACGGCGCGTCGGCAGTCCCACACTGGAAGCAGAAAACATTCGCTTCGGCTCGCTCGATGAGTTCTTCGAGTTATCGAAGACGTCGACAGGAAGCCACGAGTACAGCGTTGCCTGGATCGACTGTCTGGCAAGCGGCACGGCACGCGGACGTGGGCACTTCACCCGCGCCGATCACTGCACCGGGCTTGCCCAGGAGCGACCGAAATCGCCTGGCGCTGGGTTATCCATGCCTGTCACCCCACCGATTTCGTTGGTGAACAAGTTATCCCTGCGACCTTTCAACGTGCTTTACTACTGGCGCCAGCCCGCACCGCGCAAACGCTTCGTCAGCCATCTCTTACCGTTTTTTTACCCACTTGACGGCATCCGTGACTGGAACCGCATGTACGGTCCTTCCGGATTTCTGCAATATCAATGTGTCTTGCCGCCCGCAACCGCGCGGGACGGAGTCGACGCGCTGCTCACGGAGATCGCGCGCAGCGGCAGCGGCTCGTTCCTGGCTGTGTTGAAAGAATTTGGCGACACACCGTCCATCGGCATGCTGTCTTTCCCAAGGCCGGGGACGACCTTGGCCTTGGACTTTCCCAACACCGGTCCTGACGTCTTCCGCCTGCTTGAGCGACTCGACCGGATCGTCGACGAGGCAGGCGGCGCTCTGTACCCTGCCAAGGACGCACGTATGGCAGCACAGTCGTTCCAGCGCGCCTATGGTCGCTGGCGCGAGTTCGGCAGCTATCTCGATCCACGTTTTTCTTCCGGCTTCTGGCGCCGGGTCACGGAGTAG
- a CDS encoding class I SAM-dependent methyltransferase — translation MPDIDHDLDVLYQHRFPKEELANKNRIWQVLCTQYFSRFVEPNETVVDIGAGYCEFINNIPAARKIAVDLNPDVRKFAADGIRVINESCIAVSSIPSASVDAVFMSNFLEHLPTKDLVLQTLRESARMLKPGGRVIILQPNIRFLYDEYWDYFDHHTALSDRSLVEGVLMAGLEPQVVIPKFLPYTTKSRLPQAAWLVALYLRIPLAWHILGKQALVVAYKRD, via the coding sequence ATGCCGGATATCGATCACGATCTCGACGTGCTCTATCAACACCGTTTCCCGAAGGAAGAACTCGCTAACAAGAACCGGATCTGGCAGGTGTTGTGCACGCAGTACTTCAGCCGGTTCGTCGAACCAAATGAGACTGTGGTCGACATCGGAGCGGGATATTGCGAGTTCATCAACAACATTCCAGCCGCGCGCAAGATCGCCGTCGACCTCAATCCCGACGTGCGCAAGTTCGCCGCCGATGGTATCCGCGTGATCAATGAGTCGTGCATTGCGGTCAGCTCGATTCCTAGCGCAAGCGTAGATGCAGTATTCATGAGCAACTTTCTTGAGCACCTGCCAACCAAAGATCTGGTATTGCAAACGCTGCGGGAAAGTGCGCGCATGCTCAAGCCGGGCGGAAGGGTCATCATCTTGCAACCCAACATTCGCTTCCTGTATGACGAGTATTGGGATTACTTCGACCACCATACGGCGCTAAGCGACCGTAGCCTGGTCGAGGGAGTACTGATGGCGGGATTGGAGCCGCAGGTGGTAATCCCGAAATTCCTGCCCTATACCACCAAGAGCCGACTACCGCAGGCGGCCTGGCTGGTAGCGCTGTACCTGCGTATCCCGCTCGCCTGGCACATCTTGGGCAAGCAAGCGCTGGTCGTTGCCTACAAGCGCGACTGA
- a CDS encoding NAD(P)/FAD-dependent oxidoreductase, which yields MSKYSIIGSGPMGLMAALELLDRGHAVDIYERDDRIGGMSAAFDFDGLSIERYYHFVCKTDYPLFKLLDRLGMADKLKWTDTKMGYFYDGRLYKWGSPFALLSFPHLGLISKLRYALHVMHTKGISDWSALDKENARDWITGWIGKKAYKVMWEKAFGLKFFEYANDLSASWIGTRIKRIALSRRNLFNESLGYLEGGSATLLDRMVADIQCRGGHILLNQPIDEVVSEAGKVTGIRVGNQFHAYDAVISTTPIRYLPAMVPGLPTALADSICRIENIPVACVILKLSQPISENFWMNISDDGIAIPGVIEYSNLNPGKDPTQKILYAPYYMPKTHPKWQWSNQQLINEVISYLPRINPAFNSEWILATHCHRYEFAQTICPPGFQGMLPAMKTPLTGFYMADTAYYYPEDRSINESVALGASLADLATR from the coding sequence ATGAGCAAGTATTCAATCATCGGTAGTGGCCCTATGGGCCTGATGGCGGCACTCGAACTTCTGGACCGTGGTCACGCGGTCGATATCTATGAGCGCGACGACCGCATCGGCGGCATGTCGGCAGCTTTCGACTTCGACGGCCTTTCCATCGAACGCTATTACCATTTCGTCTGCAAAACCGATTATCCACTGTTCAAATTGCTCGACCGCCTTGGCATGGCCGACAAGCTGAAGTGGACCGACACCAAAATGGGCTATTTCTACGATGGCCGACTGTACAAATGGGGCTCGCCATTCGCCCTGCTCAGCTTTCCTCATTTGGGCCTGATCAGCAAGCTGCGCTATGCGCTGCACGTGATGCACACCAAAGGCATTTCCGACTGGTCCGCGCTTGACAAGGAGAACGCACGCGACTGGATCACAGGCTGGATCGGCAAGAAAGCCTATAAGGTCATGTGGGAGAAAGCGTTCGGACTCAAGTTCTTCGAGTACGCCAACGACCTGTCGGCATCGTGGATCGGCACGCGCATCAAGCGCATCGCACTCTCCCGGCGCAATCTATTCAACGAGAGCCTGGGTTATCTGGAGGGTGGTTCGGCAACTCTGCTGGATAGGATGGTGGCAGATATCCAGTGCCGTGGCGGCCATATTCTGCTCAACCAGCCGATCGACGAAGTGGTTTCCGAAGCCGGCAAGGTCACCGGCATTCGCGTGGGCAATCAATTCCATGCATACGATGCGGTGATCTCAACCACACCGATTCGATATCTGCCGGCGATGGTTCCGGGACTGCCTACGGCATTGGCTGATTCCATATGCCGAATCGAGAATATCCCTGTCGCATGCGTCATTCTCAAGCTTAGCCAACCGATCAGCGAAAATTTCTGGATGAATATCAGCGATGACGGCATTGCGATTCCGGGCGTCATCGAATACAGCAATCTCAACCCGGGCAAGGATCCGACGCAAAAGATCCTGTACGCGCCCTACTACATGCCAAAAACCCACCCGAAATGGCAATGGAGCAATCAGCAGCTGATCAATGAAGTCATCAGCTATCTACCTAGAATCAACCCCGCATTCAACTCAGAGTGGATCTTGGCAACGCACTGCCACCGGTATGAATTTGCGCAGACCATCTGCCCCCCAGGGTTCCAGGGCATGCTGCCGGCGATGAAGACGCCATTGACCGGCTTCTATATGGCCGATACAGCGTATTACTATCCTGAGGACCGCTCGATCAACGAGAGTGTTGCCTTGGGTGCGTCGCTGGCTGATCTTGCCACCCGATAA
- a CDS encoding GtrA family protein, producing MIERRFVLFVAASGVAAVANFSSRIAFNQFIGYVPAIVLAYFVGMTTAFLLNRSYVFKDTDKQLSKQIFWFVAVNALALLQTLVISLFLSHYVFPWIGLTFYPETFAHALGIIAPASASYFGHKHLTFSKSGDYQK from the coding sequence ATGATCGAGCGCCGTTTCGTCCTGTTTGTTGCAGCTAGCGGAGTCGCCGCAGTGGCGAACTTCAGTTCCCGCATCGCCTTCAACCAATTCATTGGGTATGTACCCGCGATTGTCTTGGCTTATTTTGTCGGCATGACCACTGCTTTTCTTCTCAATCGCTCCTATGTTTTCAAAGATACAGATAAGCAGCTTTCCAAGCAAATATTTTGGTTCGTTGCAGTGAATGCGCTGGCGTTACTACAGACTCTTGTTATCAGCCTTTTTCTCAGCCACTACGTTTTCCCGTGGATAGGACTGACTTTCTATCCTGAAACATTCGCACACGCCCTCGGCATAATTGCGCCTGCTAGTGCGAGTTACTTTGGACACAAGCATCTTACATTCAGTAAATCCGGGGATTATCAAAAATGA